The Vigna radiata var. radiata cultivar VC1973A chromosome 6, Vradiata_ver6, whole genome shotgun sequence DNA segment CTTCACTTTTTCtgattttcattaaatacaAGTATActagttttttgttttggtcttaattatttaaatgatataaatagcTTAAAGCTGCAAAGGGTAGGACTTGGTAGCATGCACACTACTTGCTCTTTGAagcaaagagagagagagagagagagagagagagagagagagagagagagaagagacaAGGAGGTTTTGGTTTTTGGCATTGGTGCTTGTGCTCGTGCTTGAGAaattgaaaagagagaaagaaagaagggaaCAGTATCAGCGTCAGGGTGATGAGTGGTTTCACTGAAAGGTTGGTTTCTTTTGAAGatagaaagaaggaaaaaaaaaaggcacgCACAAGTAGTACTcaaatcaaacccaataatacAAGCCACACTCATGCTTAGGTCCGCGTGCTTTGATGGCCTTTAATTCGGTTGCTTTGTGTCAAGCCCCACCCTTTGAAAGAAAGATCTGCACTGTGCCTTTTTCACAGGTTTTGGTCTGCTTTTCAGCTAGCTTGGATTCTTTGTTTTCTCACACAACAACGACACAGATGAGATTCTTCTCATATTAACAACGTCGacccttcttctcttctcttctgcTTCTTCATCCTAATGGGATGGTGAGTCAAGGTTGGAGAGAAAGGAGAGTTTTTGTTTGGTGGGTATGCAACTTGTGAATTGAAGACGTAGAAACACAGGTTCCTCTTGTGGTTTCAGTTCAAGGCGTAGAGAGTGGTGCAGCATAGCGATACAACATGATGGCTTCCGtagaagaaaagcttaaaaCTGGAGGAGTTGGAGTTGGAGTTGGAGTTGGAGCTGGAGGGGGAATGGTTGTTGGGAGTCAAACTTTGGTGGCTGAGATGAAACTGTTGAAAGAAATGCAGGAACATTCTGGTCtgtttcattttcctttttggaAGATCATTTTTACCTTTTGGTTACATTTTAATGACATACATGTTTGATGCTATAAAATTTTCAGGGGTCAGAAAGACTTTGAATTCCGAGTTATGGCATGCTTGTGCAGGCCCTCTTGTTTCATTACCTCAGGTTGGAAGTCTTGTGTTTTACTTCCCTCAGGGACACAGTGAGCAGGTGACTGAATCAATGAATGAACGAATCTCTTGTTTTCTTTCCAActgctattttttattttttctaacctTGCTTTGTTATCTCTAACTCACTGGTTTCTTTAGTATGTTGAACCTAGAATGTGACTTCGTTTGTTTTGGTTGGCTGAAGCATGTATGTCTGTATCCTTTCTCTAAATATTTAAACAGGTGGCGGCTTCTACCAGAAGGACAGCAACGTCGCAGATTCCAAACTACCCCAATCTTCCATCTCAGTTGTTGTGTCAAGTCCAAAATGTCACACTTCATGTGAGTGTTGTGTGCTGGTTCACCACCTCTTGCATTAGTCCTCAAAAGcttatttcaaattcaaattatcaTACCTCCAAAcaattttttacctttttttctgtattttatgACAGGCAGACAAAGAGACAGATGAAATCTACGCTCAAATGAGTCTCCAGCCACTGAATTCTGTAAGTTTCagtcttttaatttattttatcgaGCCTTTAAATATGAAGGTTGGTTGTGGTGTATCGTTCGTTCTTCCCAGTTTGAATTTGGATTTGGATTTCTCTGTGCCAGGAAAAAGAAGCATTTCCCATATCTGATTTTGGGCTAAAGCCAAGCAAACACCCCACTGAGTTCTTCTGCAAAACTTTGACTGCCAGTGACACGAGCACACACGGCGGCTTTTCGGTTCCACGCAGGGCAGCAGAGAAGCTCTTTCCTCCGTTGGTATGGCTGCAGCACCAGCTGATTGCAAATAATGTTCTTCTTGTACTTGCTAAAATTCGGTACCTGAATTGTCTTTTTATTGACTCATCTTATTTTCACTTCAGGATTACACAATTCAACCCCCAACTCAAGAACTTGTTGTTCGAGATTTGCATGATAATACCTGGACATTTAGACATATCTACAGGGGTGAGTATGCTTTTGTTATTGAAATCTATCTATCTATTGCTTTGTTAGAAAACATGAATGAGTGTTTTGTTGtggattatattatatttcatgttAAGCATTTCGTGCTTCTTTTTTGTTGCAAGCTATTGTTTGGCTTTGCAGCTTTCTGCTTAAGGAAAGACTCACCtttatttttgacaaattttctAAGGTCAACCAAAGAGACACCTTCTCACAACAGGGTGGAGTTTGTTCGTAGGCTCAAAAAGACTCAGAGCTGGTGATTCTGTTCTTTTCATCAGGTAACTGCTTAATTGTTGGCTTCAATGAGCATTCCTTCATAACATTCTTCATACTAAAAACGATGTTATTGTTACTAGGGATGAGAAATCGCAACTGCGAGTTGGTGTGAGGCGTGTTAATCGTCAACAAACAACACTGCCATCATCAGTGCTTTCTGCAGATAGCATGCACATTGGTGTGCTTGCTGCTGCAGCTCATGCCGCTGCCAATCGAAGTCCATTCACTATTTTCTACAATCCAAGGTTTATATTTAACGTCCTCTTACACACCCTCTACACTATTTTCTGTTGTGTATAATTTAGTTCTACTTTGCAGGGCTTGCCCTTCAGAATTTGTCATTCCGCTGGCTAAATACAGAAAATCTGTATTAGGGACTCAGGTCTCAGTTGGCATGAGATTTGGTATGATGTTTGAGACTGAAGAATCGGGTAAGCGCAGGTAATTTTCTGAAAGCTTGGATCTTGCTATAGCCAAATGTGCCTGCTCAGCTATTTTGTGATGAGTGTTAAATACAAAACAAGCATATGAAAATTTGACACATATATACTTCACCTTTCTGCAGATATATGGGTACAATAGTTGGCATCAGTGATGTGGATCCTCTGAGGTGGCCTGATTCTAGATGGCGAAATATTCAGGTACAATAAGTAGTTATGCTCATGTTCTATCATTTATACTTTGTAGAATGTTCCGATGATATATTGTATGCATGAATTCTTCTATGAAGCACAATGATTTGTCTGGAAACAGGTGGAGTGGGATGAGCCAGGGTGTGGTGATAAACAGAATAGAGTTAGTGTTTGGGAGATTGAGACTCCTGAAAGcctttttatctttccttcttTGACTTCAAGTCTGAAACGGCCATTGCAATCTGGATATTATGGCAAGtctcttttcttatatttcttttccttccttgGAAATGAAAATCTTATATTTGATGACTGGTTATGTTTATTGGTGTAGAAAATGAGTGGGGGACTTTGTTAAGAAGGCCTTTTATGAGAGTTCCAGAAAATGGAACTATGGAGCTACCAAACTCAATGCCAAATCTCTACTCAGAACACCTGATGAAAATGCTTTTCAAACCCCAGATAATTAACAACAATGGAGCATTGTTATCCGCCATGCAACAAGAATCTGCTGCTGCAAGAGGTCCCTTGCAAGAGATGAAGACCACACTTGCACCAGATAGCATGCCGCTTAGAAATCTACACACTCAATCTATCCCTGACCAACCTATTCCCTTAAACATGCAATCACTGTTGAAAAGTGATCAACCTGAAAAGTTGCACACTCTTGCCAAAATTGAGCTGCCTTCTGGGATAGTCACTGACAAACCAAAATTAGAACCTGAGGTATTACCACCTGATCATATGCTTGACTATGCATCCACTTCCATGGAAGGGTGCAACATTGAAAAAGTGGCAACAAATCCTGTTAACCAGCAAGGCCTAGCAAACCAATTGACTTTCCATAATCAAAACCAGACTCCTCTCACTCAATCTAGTCCATGGCCTATGCAAGCTCAGATAGAATCATCCATGCCCCATCCTCAAATGATTGACATGGCTCAAGCTGAAACTGCTATGGTAAATAGCCTGCTTCCTCAGCTAGACATTGATGAATGGATGGCGTATGCTTCCTCCCAACCTTTTGCCGCGCCAAACAGACCAACAGGACCTTTACCTGAGTTGCAAGAACATACGTCACTTCAACCTCAAGTGGTGAATCCTCCTTTGCCTAACCATGAAGTGTGGGATCATTATGTCAAGAGTTTGAAGTTTTTGTCTCAAACAGACCAACTAGCCTCCATCTGTCAGCCAGGGACGTTCAATGGCATCAATggcatgccaagtccaaacagTCTGAGGGACCTTTCAGCTGAGAGCAACAACCAAAGTGAAATTTGCGTCAACGTTGATGTTAGCAACAGTGTAGGTACCACCGTGGTTGATCCTTCTACTTCAAGCACCATTTTGGACGAGTTTTGCACAATGAAGGAGAGAGAGTTTCAGAACCCAAATGATTGCATGATGGGCAACTTGAGTTCAAGCCAGGATGTGCAATCTCAAATAACCTCGGCAAGTCTAGCTGAGTCACACGCCTTTTCTCTCAGAGACATCCCTGACAACTCAGGTGGCACTTCTTCAAGCCatgttgattttgatgaaaACAGCTTTCTGCAGAATAACTCGTGGCAGCAAGTACCTGCTCCCATCCGAACCTACACAAAGGTTtgtagaggagaaaaaaaaaaatacgctTTCAAAACATTTGCATTCATACTACTATATATGTTGGTCTTATTTTATCAACATTCATTAAATTTATCTGCTTCAACatcttaaattatatacaaCATCATGGCTTTTGGTTTCTGACAGGTACAAAAGGCCGGTTCTGTCGGAAGATCAATTGATGTCACTACTTTCAAGAACTATGAGGAGTTGATCCGTGCAATTGAATGCATGTTTGGACTTGATGGTCTTCTGAATGACACTAAAGGTTCTGGATGGAAATTGGTGTATGTAGATTATGAGAGTGATGTTCTGTTAGTTGGGGATGATCCTTGGGAGTAAGTTTCTTACCTCTTGTAATGTGTGAGTTtaataatgtttcttttttgtggCAATCTGATACTATAAAACGCTATGTGTAGGGAATTTGTGGGGTGTGTTCGGTGCATCAGAATTTTATCCCCTACAGAAGTTCAGCAGATGAGTGAAGAGGGAATGAAGCTTCTGAACAGTGGAGCTTTACAAGGGATGAATGTTTCATAAAGCCATGCTTTTAGGTTTTCTTGTGTAAGAATAGCCTCAAATCATTGAAAAGCAACGGCTTATGTTGTTGAACAAGTCATATAATGTTATTACCTTGTCCTTACAAGGGTGTCATGCCTTGTATTATGAACTAAAGGACACTCGTTATTGGAACATTAGCTGGTATGGAACAAACCTTGAAGATGGAAGagttttagtttattattgCAGGTCAAAAGTTGTAACATGTTCCAATGAGTCAAGGGTGTTTACATACCTAATCTTGTAAGACATTCTTCCAGGCAACTtcaaatattatgattttaatattatgatcATCACTGTGCAAATGATGAACCATCCTATGGTATGTTATTTGCATCTATTAATGGAAAATTAAGTCAATAAAAACCAGGACTACAATATATTAACActgaattagtttaaaattaacttaaataggATTTAAATTGATAATGAATTTAGAGTTGGTGTTATGTTATAAACAAAGTTCAATATaggataaaaacaaaaagtacgTACGTTTATATACAcctaagatatttttattagtaaaacGTCTTTTTTGAAACAGTATCAAAGCAAATATGATTTACGGATAATATCTTATctgtaaaaatttattattatgaagaTCTATTATGAtgtttctaattatttaaaaataatgtaacaaTACTTCCTATTTCAAAATGTTACATGGTTGTGTGACATTATTGGTAATATAACATTGATAGTAAGTAGAGTTAATGGgaatacaataattaataataataatttggaaaacattgattagaggaaaaaaaaaactgagagcATAATTGTGATAAAGACAAATTATCTTAGGATCTAGTAACACAAGATTGACAACAAGTGTAAGGTTTCTAATGTTCACATTAcatgataaaagaatataaacagAGAACaacattatcaaaatattaatatatgaattgaTTAATATGTGAAGTAAAAGAAATCTAATTTAATTGGTTGAGCAGtgtataaaattttctaaatgttcaaaatatatataaatgataaaaagaatataaatatcaaaatcacCAATTAATAttagttcaatttaaaaaaattaacatttatgtCTATGATAAGTGTGGTCACAATGAATTGAATGtgtaaattaaacattttatttcttttaaaattcattttaagtACGACTTGTTCAAGTACATTTCTGAATTTCGAGGAtgaatttaactttattaagACTTCTGTAAACACGTGTtggaaaataattattcaaaggGTACACAATTTTAAGTAACCGATCTTACTTCCAATAAAATCATGTCAATGACGGAAAAATTATTATACCTTGAAGAGATcacaaaaagataaaactaaattcaaaattaattgatttgGACCAACTATCTGACATAGTTCATAGCAAACGGTCGTGTTCACATTTATGGATGTTCTCAGCAATCCCTCcatgttgttgttattataattataattataattaaatataaaactttaagaACTACACTGTTTCATCATTGAAAAGAAAACTTCAGTTTCAAgttatatgttatattattatatataaatatataatttaaaacatgcAAGTTGTAATcagatttagaattttaaaccatatattaatttgttttgtttttttaacgtCTATTGACacttaaaaaaaagtacaataaaaaaaaatatataagtttcaCAATTCTCAATAATGAGCAAAGACAGAATTATTGTAAGAAATTATTCACCATCCAAATCTCATGACCCAACAGAGCCCAAAGAAAAAGCTAAATACACTGAAGCAATTTTTGAGTTTGGGCCTGAAGAGTAAATTTATGAGAGTTTCTTTGTGCATTCTGTAAATTTCTTACATCACTTCTCATCCATTCTGAACTGAGGTTTGCCAAAGTTCatctttataaatttctttctgCATTTGTATAAATTCTTGCATTTCAGATTTTATAATCCAAAATGTAAgttttgtatttcaaaatttacaatctagaataccttttattttatatttcaaattacacaattcaaaatatatttacaactcaaaatgtattttttttatttatatttcagaatatataatttgatataaaaaaaattgtatttcaatttataccttataaagtataaaactttatgAGAGTGCAGACTGAAATTATGAAAATGCAGGAAGGTTTTGGAAtgtattttttacttaataaaGTCCACTTccaaaatgaatgaaattaatacaaaatatttgtgGGGGTGTATAAAGAAAACCCATAAATTTGTAATGCATACTTTTTTTAAACcctctttttctctccttttttttccttttcacacCGTGTCACCTATGACATTtacaccttttttttctttctatgtCTCTGTTCGTGAAACATTAACAATCTGAGAGTTTATAGCTCTGTCAAGTTATAGCAAACAATGAAATGGTTTATACATAACCAAGTGAAAGAGCACAAGAAGCAGTTTCATAGATCATCACAACACTGTTAGCATATTCATGACTTTTTGCAGAATCTAAAAATGCACCTTGCATTATGAGAGAGGCAACATTGAAACGACTCATTAGAATCTTTAGATTAGAGCAATTAGGGTGATGAATAAGATGGTTATAGAGCTAAATGACAGATAAAATAACACTCTTGTTTTCTATATCTGAGATCAAACCCAGTTTCATGCCTTTACCAATGAAGCTAGCTACCACTATATTAAAAGACCATTGACAGCATATGATGCAGGTATCAGGTTCAGAAACATATGTTGGATCCATCACATTGAAGAAACTAAAACTATAGTCTtcaaatataaagactaaagttgactttataagattaaaaaatgtaatcCAATTTTCATGTTTCTAATAATTTATCAAAGTACAAGACAGTTGATACAGAATGAGATATAAAACAGAActtgaaatacaaaatatatgtGACCTCAAAAAGCTGGTTATTTGATGACTATGGAAGCAATTCATTCACACAGAATATGGGTGAAAGAGATATAGCAGAATCTAGATTATTCTTCCTTCTTGCAGTTGCAGTTTTATTGTATAACCCCCTAAACTCTAACAGGTTTCTGAAGGACTGCAGATAACACAACCTCAGGTTTGCCAGACCCAACACTATCAATCTTCTCTCCCACAACCCATTTCAACTTTTTATATCCAAATCTTTCAATCAACCGAGTCAAAGAttgcttcttttcttcatttgcaCAAAAGAAGTTATCCAGCCAGAACAAACCACCTGCCCTCAAAACTCTATCAATGTCAAACATCAGAAACTCCAATTTCTCACTCTTCCCTCCAACATCCAAGCTGCTTGAACCATGAACCAAGTCAAACACATTGTCATAGAAAGGAAACCTATGATCCAAGCTCAAGTAAAGAGGAAAAAGCCCTCTTGCAGCAATGAATTCACTGAATGGGGCATCAACATTGAGAGTGTTGGTAACCACAGTAACATTCCTATCAGCCATTCTAGCAGCAAAGGAACCAGACCCTCCACCAATGTCAAGCCCTATTCTAACCCCTCCACCTCCCAAGGCCAACACATCATCAACCAGAAAATCGTTCTTACTCTTACCCTTGACAAACTTAGCATTCTCATTGCCATGGACCAAATCAAAGCAACCAATGCACTCCCTACTCAACTTCTTACTATTCAAACACTCAAAGTTCTTACAACCAAGACCACTCCAGTTAACAGTCTTATTACCAACAGGCTTCCAAAGAGAATCTGGAAAGGGGTACAAACCTAACTTGGAAACAGTCTTTGCAAAACACCTCCTCCTAGGCAAAGGCTCACACCCTCTTAAGATCAGCTTCTGCGCCACACTCCAATCATCAGGGCAAGCTCCGAAAACCTTGTAACTCATGAACTGAGACAGCAGGTCCGAATTTTTCTCACATGTGTGACCCACAGATGGCACCATCTCAGTGATCCCAGTTCTTGAGTCTTTTCCCAGAGGGAGCTCGTGGCGCTGGAGGAAGAGTTTGAGCTCGGATGCAATGTTGGGCCGTGAAAGATCAATGCTTTCGTAGCCCAGAAGGTCTTTCTCCATCTGGGCCAGTTTCTTCTGGGACAAATCGATCTCCCTGAGAATGAGTGAGACCTGCTCCGAGATTAGAGAAATGTTCTTGTGAGCATGATGGTGGAGAAGGTGATGGGGATGTTTAGGGGAAGCAGTGAAGGCGTAGAGAGCAAAGAGATTGGTGGTTATGACAGAGAAAATCATGAGAATATTAACAGCTGAAGAACACAGTGTTGCTCTTTGGAATCTGGCTGTTCCATCTCCAATTTTCAGAGAAACTGAACCCATCTTAGTCCTTTGGAATAGAGAGACAGACACTGAAGTAAATTATTCCAAGATTTGTTTGGTTTGGAGTAAGTAAGAAACTTAGTTTCAAAGATAACCAAATCCAAATGGAACCTTGTCGGTTGTGTTTgtaatgtttttccttttcatgtTACTTTTTTGTGTGGCTTCTGTCTCATCAGATCTTGCTTATTGTTTACATAGATATTAAATCTAAGctaatatcataattaataaacaatctTTATGCACAAATATTAAGAGATCTATTGTCAacatgcaatttttttattggaaaacaAAACATcttcattaacaaaaaagaaaaaaatgttaataaccTTGTTCTGACTTGTTCTAACAAAGTGGTATAATACCTTGGCGTTTTagcattcaatttttattttcactttcacttATGTTTTCCGTTTTTAACaagatataaacaaatttattttatccatttaatatattttttagtattatagATACtaattttcaaccattatccTTCTCACTCAATagtcataaataatatatttattattgagagtaaatattttagtaaaattatttattatacttaaTCTGTGTAAAGATTCCTTGaacatatgttattttgaaatagtgggtattttgtaattaatttgcAAAACAACTTCCTATTTgtgtaagaaattgttttttttcaaaaggagTGTTGATGGTTAAAATGGTTTttgcaaataaataattttagaaaaaaagtttctttaataactctttttcgacaattttttgataatgcaTATGtagcagtttgtgattggtctgttttaaatattttttttagaataaattcaaactgaccaataaaatggtgacacatATCCTATtgtcaaaaattattaaaatagagttgttaaaatatcattgtccacaactttaatattctttttgacACGAAATGTCACTTAAAATAAGTCCCCATTTATAAGTTCGTTTATATTAATCTAATAAATTACTTAGAAAAGTGACTTGTGTTTCATTTGATTAATTTACAAGTTTGTTTGTTAAAACAGACAAATATTTTATCCCgtaatttatttaacttagttatttaactaaaaataaatttgttggtGAACAGGAATTCCAAGTAATATATTTAGTATctttttataaagatatatttgaGTCCATACTCTTATTTGTGTGTTATggtagttttaatatttattcttttacatGATCATTCGAGTATGTAATCGAAAAATcctttgaggaaaaaaaaaacaattacacatattatcaaattaaatcTATAGTCTCAATTAGAGAAACACTAGAGGATCTTTGTCCAAATTTTCTCCTATCACTACTCTTGCTTATATATTTGTTTCCCTCATTTTAACTATCCGaaatcaaagaataaaatacattaattaaaatatgcaactgtaaattcattaaaatactGTTCAATGATTTTACTCataaaactttggttttaattGGAAAAGCATACTGAAGAAACCGTGTTATAACctatatattt contains these protein-coding regions:
- the LOC106765250 gene encoding auxin response factor 5; protein product: MMASVEEKLKTGGVGVGVGVGAGGGMVVGSQTLVAEMKLLKEMQEHSGVRKTLNSELWHACAGPLVSLPQVGSLVFYFPQGHSEQVAASTRRTATSQIPNYPNLPSQLLCQVQNVTLHADKETDEIYAQMSLQPLNSEKEAFPISDFGLKPSKHPTEFFCKTLTASDTSTHGGFSVPRRAAEKLFPPLDYTIQPPTQELVVRDLHDNTWTFRHIYRGQPKRHLLTTGWSLFVGSKRLRAGDSVLFIRDEKSQLRVGVRRVNRQQTTLPSSVLSADSMHIGVLAAAAHAAANRSPFTIFYNPRACPSEFVIPLAKYRKSVLGTQVSVGMRFGMMFETEESGKRRYMGTIVGISDVDPLRWPDSRWRNIQVEWDEPGCGDKQNRVSVWEIETPESLFIFPSLTSSLKRPLQSGYYENEWGTLLRRPFMRVPENGTMELPNSMPNLYSEHLMKMLFKPQIINNNGALLSAMQQESAAARGPLQEMKTTLAPDSMPLRNLHTQSIPDQPIPLNMQSLLKSDQPEKLHTLAKIELPSGIVTDKPKLEPEVLPPDHMLDYASTSMEGCNIEKVATNPVNQQGLANQLTFHNQNQTPLTQSSPWPMQAQIESSMPHPQMIDMAQAETAMVNSLLPQLDIDEWMAYASSQPFAAPNRPTGPLPELQEHTSLQPQVVNPPLPNHEVWDHYVKSLKFLSQTDQLASICQPGTFNGINGMPSPNSLRDLSAESNNQSEICVNVDVSNSVGTTVVDPSTSSTILDEFCTMKEREFQNPNDCMMGNLSSSQDVQSQITSASLAESHAFSLRDIPDNSGGTSSSHVDFDENSFLQNNSWQQVPAPIRTYTKVQKAGSVGRSIDVTTFKNYEELIRAIECMFGLDGLLNDTKGSGWKLVYVDYESDVLLVGDDPWEEFVGCVRCIRILSPTEVQQMSEEGMKLLNSGALQGMNVS
- the LOC106763848 gene encoding uncharacterized protein LOC106763848, translated to MGSVSLKIGDGTARFQRATLCSSAVNILMIFSVITTNLFALYAFTASPKHPHHLLHHHAHKNISLISEQVSLILREIDLSQKKLAQMEKDLLGYESIDLSRPNIASELKLFLQRHELPLGKDSRTGITEMVPSVGHTCEKNSDLLSQFMSYKVFGACPDDWSVAQKLILRGCEPLPRRRCFAKTVSKLGLYPFPDSLWKPVGNKTVNWSGLGCKNFECLNSKKLSRECIGCFDLVHGNENAKFVKGKSKNDFLVDDVLALGGGGVRIGLDIGGGSGSFAARMADRNVTVVTNTLNVDAPFSEFIAARGLFPLYLSLDHRFPFYDNVFDLVHGSSSLDVGGKSEKLEFLMFDIDRVLRAGGLFWLDNFFCANEEKKQSLTRLIERFGYKKLKWVVGEKIDSVGSGKPEVVLSAVLQKPVRV